Genomic DNA from Deltaproteobacteria bacterium:
TCGAGCTCTAATTTTTTGATCTTCTCCAATAAGGTGGTTCTCTTTAAACCTAAGAGCTCGGCGGCTTTGCTTTTAACGCCCTGGGATTTTCGTAAGGCCTGGCTGATCAAGTTCCTTTCTACCTCTTCCACCAAAGTATTCAGATTAACCCCCTTCTCGGTGAGTATAACCTCACGGGGGGATTCATCCGGTCCCGTTTGGCTTTCGGAAATCTCTTTTCGGGGAACAGTCTGGAATTCTTGAAACCTTTGAGGGAGATCTTTTGCGGTAATCAGACTGTCATCGTTTAAGATGACCATCCTCTCGATCAGATTCTCCATTTCACGAACATTCCCGGGCCAGGGGTATTGTAGAAAAAGCGCCATCACCTCCTGATCGATCCGGATAGGCTCTCTTTTTCTTTTTCGTGAAAAATAATTAATAAAATAGTCGGTCAAAACCGGAATATCTTCCGGCCTTTCCCTCAAGGGAGGAATGCGGAGGGGAATTACGTTTAAGCGATAAAAGAGGTCTTCGCGAAAATTACCGGCTTTGGTTTCCCTTTCCAGATTTTTATTGGTGGCTGCCAAAATCCGAACATCGACCTTAATGGTTTTGGATCCACCGACCCGTTCAAACCTTCCGATACGGGTATTGATGGCCCCGGTAAAGGCCCCCCGTTCATGTCCGAAGAGTTCCGATTCCAGAAGATCTTTGGGTATGGCCGCACAATTAAAGGGGACAAAAGGATTCTGACCTCTGAG
This window encodes:
- a CDS encoding sigma-54-dependent Fis family transcriptional regulator, which gives rise to MPHILVIDDDPAVRSILEEFLHLKGFEVSVAEDGEIGVELIQEKGIDLYLVDLVLPGMGGMEVLKKIASLNINIPAIIITGFGAIATAVEAIKLGAFDYITKPFVLEELWLVVQRALDFSKLKKENFSLKKQLKQRYDYQGLIGNSPQMQKVYGLIKKISDTDATILIEGESGTGKELIAKTIHYNSLRGQNPFVPFNCAAIPKDLLESELFGHERGAFTGAINTRIGRFERVGGSKTIKVDVRILAATNKNLERETKAGNFREDLFYRLNVIPLRIPPLRERPEDIPVLTDYFINYFSRKRKREPIRIDQEVMALFLQYPWPGNVREMENLIERMVILNDDSLITAKDLPQRFQEFQTVPRKEISESQTGPDESPREVILTEKGVNLNTLVEEVERNLISQALRKSQGVKSKAAELLGLKRTTLLEKIKKLELDL